The following nucleotide sequence is from Vitis vinifera cultivar Pinot Noir 40024 chromosome 14, ASM3070453v1.
tttgacttaatatttaaaattaaaaatagttaatgtgaaattattttatcaaacatgtctaatataattaatgagttaaattaagttattaaaaatagtttgctagtaattttaaaaagtgcttttaactcttctaatacttaaaagataaaaaattttaacaattaaaaaagtGTAAAACGCTTCCTTGAATCAATACTAAACGaactttaaatcaaattaagtaattaaattgatttatcaaacaaactctttATCAAACACTCTTTTAAATTTAGATGACTTAAATTTCTAATACAATTGGGTATAGAAAAACTATAAGTAGTAGGttgttataaaatttgaaactctTGTAGATGATACCCAGGCACATGGAGGACACAAATTTAGCAATATTTGATATAAAGGGAAAATGACAATACAACCGAAATGGGAAAAACAACCATCGTTTCTTTTGTAAGatcaaatatgaatttttttgagaaaagatgtggtgtttgtttatttgtgtcttttttttttttttaaattaaatataaataaaacttaatttagcttaattataaatataatttaataatattaagtattaaatgatttattttttattaaatattaacgGGAAGATGATTGTgaggttatgtttgattatttttaacatttagtaaaaagttaaatattttatttttttatttaataaaaaataaataataagtaagaaaaaaaaagctaagaacaaaataatatttattttttgactttatggAAAAAGCCTACACTTAatattaaggtaaaaaaaatacaccattttaAGTAATGATCGGAAAAGGTGGGTGAATCCGGCCGAAGTCGGCTGGCTCCCAGTTCCCACCTAGCCTGTGTGGAGTCACGTGTAAAACTCGTTGCTAAAGACTTCTTTTTTAGTGTAAAGAAAGAACTTTGGGGCGGCACCTGCACCGGTCAAGCTTGGTCAAATgtttaaatcataattaattgtAAGATGCATTTAGTAGGTTAAGCCACCAAAAGGTACCAAATTTTGGATATAAAGCAAAGAAAGATTACAATTTGCAGGGTCCAGTTATTAATAGGCGCCAACCACCGAAGCCCACAGTAATTACGCGGTGGTCGCCGTGGGGATTGGGGTTGGGGTGGGCCAGCCCCTTCGCTACAGTCCTCTCCACGCAGGTCTTCCTTTTTAAGCGAGGTTGGCGGATCAAGCcatggtttttctttatttgttagtttcgggttattattatttttttccatggaatggtGCAATGTTTCCCACCTTGTCTCTTCATAAAAGGCTGAAATACCTGCTCATCCTTATTAAACACATCCCTTCCACCCACTTTTCGTCTCTGTTTGCGTTTGAGGTGTCTGAAGAGGgaaaaacccaaaagaaaaaaggaaaaaagaaggatCAATTTTGGTTTTGGGAATGGAGAATCAAGGGAAGAAGGTCTTGGTGACCTCCAACGGGGATGAGATTTCGGCGAACATTGCTTTCCATTTGGCAAAGCGGGGTTGCAGGTTCGTCTTACTCTGTTCTTGTTGATTTGGTTTCCTGAAATTAGTTTCATGTGAAcaattggtttttgttttttttggataattaGGCTGGTTTTGATGGGAAACGAGAGCGCTCTTCGGAAAATTGCCGAGGAAATAATGGGTTCTATAAAGGGTGCCGCTCCAGTGGAGGTGGTCGGAATGGATATGGAAGAGGAGAAGGAATCGGTTTTTGATGAGGCAGTGGGCAGGGCAACGATGTGGCTAGGCAAGTTGGATGCTTTGGTTCATTGCTACTCTTACGAAGGTTTGTCTAAAACTCCTGCTGAATTACAACGAACACCCATGTATTACTGTTCCACTTAAACAGAAATCAGACAGATAAAAAATTGATCATTCAATGGATACTCCTCTCccactctttttattttttatttttttttatttttttatgtttcttagtattttccaagaaaccaaacatagcctggGTGGTGGGTATTTAGTGATTTTTAGTATGAAATAATAATTTGCGagcattatttatttatttatttatttttcaaataggGAAAATGCAAGAGCCTCTGAATTTACCTGAAGATGAGTTCAAAAAGatagtgaaaataaatttcatgtcCTCATGGTACCTCTTAAAGGCTGTTGGCAAAAGATTGAAGGAGCAGAAGTCAGGAGGTTCCATTGTATTTTTGTCCTCCATAATTGGCAGCGAGAGGGGGCTCTATCAGGGGGCTGCTGCTTATGGTTCTTGTTTGGCAGGGGTGCAGCAGTTAGTTAGGGTAAGTGATCTTTTcatcctttttatttatattcctATTCTTTGCCAAGAATTTCCTTCCAATCATAATACATTCACCCTTAAGATTAATATTCACAGGCTATCGATAGCAATGAACATGAACATTTCTAAATATCTTGAAGACTGAGCATTTGTGTGTTGATATTGTTTGCACTTGGAAAGCCTTTTTTCACAGGGAACAGTGTGATTTCATCTTGttgcctatccaaaaaaaaaaaaaaacgtgatTTCATCTTCTTATGCTATGTGGCTTTGCAACCTGGCTATTTCAGTATTTTGGTTGTTCATGTGTGCTTTTTTTGCTTGACGCATTGGGTCTCTTGGGTAACACAGAAATATTATACTTGGTACCTTAGCAGATTATAGGATCCCTTAGTTGTTAGAGTTTGTAGTGGATCCTTACATGCCTCCAATCAGCTTCCTTTGCACTTGACCATGCTCATccattttgtttaaaataaccatttttttttaccgATCATTCAATCTTCGGATGAGTTGCTGCTTTGTGATTATGATTTGTCAACATATATAGATTTTGAATGTAAAGTTCATAAGACTTGTCATCAGTGTCCGGTGGTAGGCAAGGATGCTCTAAGATGCTTGAAGCTTGTTTTAGCTACCTAGTTGTGTTGAGTTGTCTTCTTACCCTGAACTTTTGAATGGTGCATAGGCATGCACCTAGGTTCCTTGCTAACATAAAAACTTGTTGGTTGGGCAAGCACCAAGAGAGCAAAGAAAGTGTTAGGTATGCTTGCTAATTGGGATTTGGTTGGGGGGATTCTTTTGGGAAATGTTCTGCTGGCATTTTGGTTTGAGGGTCAGTTTCATGAGACTAAGGTGTAAAACTTATCTCAGCCAGCTGATGGTTAGGATGCTGTGAGGTAATTCTGCTGCATAAAAAAGAGCAGAATGTGGCTGGTTCCTTTGTTAATATGGAATGGTGCCTTTTGGATTTTTAGGGGACTAGAGTGGCAGGTTGAGCAAGTTCTTTATGACATGGGTtttcttctttgtatttttGGTTGTACATCTACATAAAGTGTAATCTTTTGTAAGAATCGGGTTTTTCTGGTCAGATAAGGTTTTGCAAGTATGAAAATTATGTATGTATATTAATTGCATATATAATAGAATTACATGGTATACTGTTCAGTACTAGATACTGGTACTGGGTTTAATTGTTGGCACCACATGCCAGTCATATTTTTGGCACCATCATTGTGTAAAATCTCAAACAGAGCTGCATGTATAGGTCCTATGTGAATATGCAGGTTTAAGGGCATGTGCATGTATCCATACCTGAACACAGAGGGAGTGTTGTTAACCTCcgaaggaaattaaaaaaagaagagaatatGAAAGGCTTTAAGCCCAATGGTCTTCAAGGCTTTAATACACGTTTACTCAGTTAAGTTTAAGTTGAGCCCACTACATATATAGTGTGAGAAACTTCTCCTCCTAACTGATGTGGAATACCACAAAATAAATCCTTTTGAGCCTCAAACTCTTGAGTCTGCAATTGGCACAAGTCTTTACATTTTGAAGTTGTAATCTTGTGGGATGTTCTTCTAAGGTTTTGTTTCTGGGTGATTTTGGGTTTACCTTTAAGCAGCACCTTAAGGCATGGGCCTCAACACCCATTTGTAATACCACCTATGATGCTTTGTATTGTATCTTAAAGGTTGTAATTTGTAAAAGAAACTAAGCAGTAGGATTAAGAATCCCTGATTGTTTTGGATATAATCTAGCCTTTTATCATTATAACACATGGGAAAAAAATTGCAGTTTTTCTAAATCATCAATTTCTTCAGTAGCGTTATTTGTATTGATATCTCTGGTTATTATTTTCAGCATGCAGCTCTGGAGATTGGAAAATACCAGATCAGGGTCAATGCAATTGCCCGTGGCTTGCACTTAGATGATGAATTTCCATTGTCAGTTGGGAAGGAGAGGGCAGAGAAGTTGGTGAAAGACGCAGCACCACTCCACAGGTGGCTTGATGTCAAAAATGATCTGGCATCGACAGTCATCTATTTAGTCAGTGATGGGTCGCGCTACATGACTGGGACCACCATATTTGTTGATGGGGCTCAGTCTCTGGTAAGGCCAAGGATGAGATCTTATATGTGATTCATATTTTTCCAGCACATCTTCAGGAAAGCGCGTTAGGAATCATGTGTCGACCTCAAATACTTGTGTTGAATACTAGTTCAGATACTCTGCAATTGTCCAACATCTGTTATGATCTGTAATAATTTTGGGGCCTCCAAATTTCATTGATTACTCTGCAATGGCAGTTCATCTGATGTTCTAGCACCTTCATGGTTACATTGTTACCAATTATTTATGAACACATCCtgcaataaaattgaaatagatGAATGGCCTGATCTTGAAACAAGCCTCAGAGGTGTGAAACCAGATCCTGCTAAGCACATACACCATACCTACCCCCACTTGCAGCATATGGGGTTGGGATGAAAAGGGCACCATGacagttgattttcatttttttttttctttttggcgtGTTAGATGCATAGTTTCAAAAACTTGTGAGAATCCGCCAGGAAAATCAATGTCTCTTGTTTGATTGTGATAAAAACAAGGACCATGGTCGATGGAAAATTCGTGATTAGTTGATTGACAGTGAAATGGGTAAAAAATTTCATCATGGATTAGTGGATTGATGGTGGAGTTGGGAAAAAAATTCATTAGAGATTAGTTGATTGATGGTGAAGGGTAAGACTATTCTGTTTGAATAATATGTCAcatgttttaatatttgatatttattattaaaataggaaatcaagtcattttttaattttaaatataacatgtaattttttatttattatgattaaaatatttaaaaatttatattctattattcaatatataaaaataatttatatattcaaTAATACATGTATTAGCATTATTTTACAATagttttatacatttttttaaactacaaattatattttttaatcagttttttaaaaataagtaatataaaaaagaaaagaaaaaaaacaaagaataaattatgacatatattaaaaaaaatataagaaagaagTTGGATAAGATGTCATGTTTATAGTATCCCGTAATCAATCAAATAtagattaatatatattattttattttttaaagtctaTTTgataaaaacgtttttaatttaaaaaacattctcaaaaagaaattaatgatttgacgaaatataaattattacttataatacttttaaaaaaatttctttcactaaaaatatttcaaataaaaataggaTCAAATATCCTAACAACATATTTGAGAAGGATCAAGGAAATGGGTCCATTCAAATTCATGTAGAATTTCTGGATTCATTTCCAAAATTGATGAGGTTTGAATTTTTTCATTCTAAACCCAGTAGTGAGCAGTAAGGACCAGAATTTCAACTATTTTTGGTGTTCCTCCAAGCTTTTTGGTATCACAAAGCATGAGAGTCGATTAAATGACATAAAAAGGATGTCGGAATATTATAATCAGAATAAAAGAAAGTTGGGTTCGATGGCACTGAAGATGAAGACGAATCATAACGTGTGGATTGCGGTTACCCGTCAATGGGGACGAACTGCAAGTTCCTTTCCATAGTTTGAATTCCGCAAAGCATCTAGACCCACTTGAATTCAAATCAAAAGTAAATTTCTATCTCCCCGACTTCCATCCATTTATTTTCTCCCCCACCACTCCCATCACCCCTTCACACCAATTCTCCAACCAGGCACATCTCGTGGCTGCTCCTCAACTACTTGTCCGTCCGACACATCATGCTTTGACAAATTTCCCCAACATGGTTAtcaattatcatcatcatttcttGAAGGGGAGGCCGCCTGATTGATTGACTCTCATGGGTGTGTTCCCCATTTTTCAAAGTTCCCCTCCCTTTGAATTTTGCTTTACTTCCCAGAAATCTTCCTTCTCAGAACTCCACTCCCCACTCCCAAATCGAGGCTCCATGAATCCCCCCATTCATTTTTGTTCTATCTCTTTCCTTCTCTTGACTCTTGAAATTACTTTTAAGCATGTAACTTTCATGTGACATAAAATAACggtaaaaaaaatagttttaagtaataaataaaaataattaaatttttttatttatcataattatttttatatattttttttatttcataatttttattattactcaaacttatttattttaattataatttttaaaaataaatatatcaatttgataatttagaataaattttaaattaattttattaaataaatttaatacttaaactaataaattttaaattaataatttaaatataatttaagtcattaaataataatattaattttatccAACGCCCCCACCCCCTAGAATGTCTTATAAACCTATTATTGCTATTAATGGAATGAAatatttccattattttaattattttcttcaatatttatTTAGGCGTAGAGCCcatcaattattcaaattttataaatcaaaagtAGAAGCATCAAGCAAGTGACCCATGTCAAGtggctacaaaaaaaaaaaggttgttggGCACGCACGTGTTCAAACTTTCAGAGCTGGGCATTTGAGAATTGGGATGACGTGGGATTTAGAAAaagatatattattaaatttttttttaaaaagttttatattCACACCTTCCATTTCCTCTCCTTCAAAGCATGCCCCTCGTCAGCATTCACATTTGGCCTTCCTTTGTTAGACTTTTCCACCACCCATTAGGAACTTGGACTTTGAACTTTCTCCCTCGTATGACCTACTTTCAAATTTGTACACGTTGGATCATCATGATGTTCttcttataaaatatcaaagtcTCACCTCCTTACGtgtgttaattttttaaacgtTGTTAATCCTAAGAAGTACTTCTCATACTTTCCAAACCCAGGTGTTTTACGATGATCAGACGGAAATTGCATGTTTCCACCGGCCAACTGAATCCATTAAGCTAAACAATCGAAGGAAAGAAGGGTTTCATTGGCCCCTGGTTTTAGAGGAGGAATTGGGCATGAGTAGGCCAAGGCAAAAAGGACACATTTTTCAAGTCACGTGGAGCATGACTTCCAGCCTTTTCTAAAATACAACGCAAGGTTTGAAATTTCTAACCTAAGACATttctttcaaatgattttttagaaTCAGCCAACATAAATCACGAAAAAAGATTGATTATTTCTAAAGAGATTGACATTATAAGGAAAAGGAGGATGTATGACAAAGTCTATATTCGATAATCACTACTCTTATAAAGGACAATGctctcatttcattttacaAGAAAATGAGTTGTTGATTAGCCTTGGAAAGGAGGATTATTGGAACAAATAAAAGttactaatattttaatataatttgtttttgcTCGATTTTATagatgtttaatttatttcaacaTTACTATTATTGGCATTTTGCTTGGTTAAGTACATTGAATATGGTTCGGGCATGTGAAGATGCATAAAGGCACAAGTCATGAATTTGGACATTTCAATAGAAGTCGTCATGTATCATCTTCCATAAAGTGAAATAATTTGTTTAATcattagaattggattttgaagtaGATGTGCTAGTTTTATGAGTCATATATCGACATGGACCTACCAAGATACATGTCATAAACATGTAATTTCTCTAACTACTATGTTATACATGATTTTAATATCGAGAGACCAttgatttaatattaaattaataattacttataatttatatatgactGAGATCCTTAAatgattatatatttttattgactttgatGATTCCATTAAGTTAGAATTTAAGACAATTATATTCTCTTGAGTAATCTCAAGGACAATGATACAACTTAATCCATAACCATGATGTCATAAGTTAATTCCATTTACGTCTCCTAAAGTTTTAACTAAATGCACTTATCCTTCATTAGTCTAAAGTTTCATCAAATATATCTcgtatcatttttatttattatttttactcatttttcTTCTCACTCAAAATAAGAGAGGTattggaagaaatttcaaactCATGAGAACTAAGTGTATTTAACCAAATCTTGAGAGAAGATGATTGAAATCAATCCTAATTCTATTAAGTTAGAATTTGATACTTATACCAAGGGGCATGGatatattaattaatcatggaAATAAAGTTGATGTATAACTCAAGGAATAAGATAAAATTCAAATGGTGGATGACAAATTCCAATTTGAATTGTGGATATGAGTTTACGAAGAATATCATGCAATGGTATAGTTGGTTGTCgccaaaatatttattgatccattgttattataatttttatagaattttGGAGTGCAATTAATCTTCTTTACTAGagtgaattttaattatataatttttataaaattattctatGGTAGTAAGTTATTTTATGGGTTCTAATGGTTCCATTCGaactatttaattaaatatataattatttaattaagcAATCGGGAAATTAGGGTGCATCATGTGGTCTTGAGTGCACCATGAGGGCCATGACCAAGGTGAGATCATCGAGGGTAGTTTAGTTTTTAAGGTCTATAAGAGAATTTATATTTGTATGCACCTAATTACTCTACATGcccattttaaaacattaattttattagcACATccacccaattttttttaatatacctAAAATACCCCTTTATTATTCTCTTCCATAGTCATCCTCTTCCTTCTCTCAATTTTTAGTCTCAATAACAAACCCTACGGCAAAATCCTTTCTTTGAAGTATATtcgttaaaataaaaaaataaaaaaataaaaaagcattcAGTTGGAAAGGAAATTTAGATCTTAtgatttatgtaaattttaagTGTTCGTAGGATGTATGCAAGGCCTCGACAATCTTCCTTTAAGaaaatttcttcaacaaaaccaACTTTTGTTCTCTCTTGTCGCATTGTCTAGTTGAAACCCTGAAACTTCTACTCTATAACATAGCAAACTTAGCTACCTACATTGTCTCCAAAATTCTAAGTCTCTGTAGTTTTCCTTACATAATCAAGAGTAATTCCATGTGTACATCTTGTCAAATGGCTAAAAGTCATATATTTCCTTGTAAAATTAAAGAGTAATTCCATGTGTACATCTTGTCAAATAGCTGAAAGTCATATTTCCTTGCATAATCAAGAGTAATTCCACGtgtgcatcatgtcaaatggcTAAAAGTCATATATTTCCTTGTATAATCAAGAGTAATTCCATGTGTACATCTTGTCAAATAGCTGAAAGTCATATTTCCTTGCATAATCAAGAGTAATTCCACGtgtgcatcatgtcaaatggcTAAAAGTCATATATTTCCTTGAATAATCAAGAGTAATTCCATGTGTACATCTTGTCAAATAGCTGAAAGTCATATATTTCTTTGCATAATCAAGAGTAATTCCACGtgtgcatcatgtcaaatggcTAAAAGTCATATATTTCCTTGTATAATCAAGAGTAATAATTCCATGTGTGCATCTTGTCAATATATTACCTTTTGTTGCTTGACAATCAAACTCAATAAAACCATTCAGTTTAATACATTCAGACTAAAGGGGTCTTTCTCCTCTAGTTTCTATCAACgatgcaaaatattttttattgttcatAGATGATTGTATATGTTTTTGTTGGTTATATCTATGGTGTCCAAAAGTGAAactttttaaagaataagttgaaaattagcttgatattttttattattcatagaTGATTGTATATGTTTTTGTTGGCTATATCTATGGTGTCCAAAAGTGAAACTTTTTCATTCTCCTTAAGGTTTAAAGAATTAGTTGAAAATTAGCTTGATGCCACAATAAAAGTCATGCAAACAgaggtttcttttttttacatgtttttataatgttttgagCTAATTGAAAATGAGGAGAATACTTTGGTAACTTTTGCATTGTCCACAAGTCTACAAATTGTGAAAATTggtttttagaattatttaaaaaaacattctaAACATGATCTTATATTCCTTCATCATTCTCTTAGTGGACTCCTTTTTATGAATGACAATGGGGTGGATTTGGAATGGGTCCCCCATCCCAACCGaccccattttttaaaaataatttccccattaaaagaattaaatgggGTGGGGCGAGATAGGTAAGTGAATTTCCCATATCCGTCTTACCtaaccttatttatttatttgtttttaattttttgaaactctttttttaaaattattatttaaaatttttaattatattaaaataaatatattttataaataattaaaatattataattttttataacttattttattgaaaattaattttttatcatatatattaaaaataggaaaataaaaattaaattaatttttattattaattttatatataattagggTGGGACAAAGGCAAAATAAGGCAATATCGAAACCCactttgagttttaaaaaaaaatcccaaactcacccttaactaatttatttaaatttcaaactcatcctATTAGCGGTGAGGTGAGACGGGTACTCGAGAAGACCTGTCCCATTACCATCCCTACTCTTTTTGTCCATCACAAAAGTGAGCCACCCTAGAAAGGATCTAacatgttttttcctttatctAGGTAAGAATATTTGGATTACTTCATTCCAAACCCAAAAAATCAATAGGATTCATGAAATTAACTTCATAGGGATACTAGATCTAGGTAGTAAAAGCATTATAATCATAAAACTTAGATCCaagtactaaaaaatattctcttgATTTGAATGTTCTTAAATCATTAGTTAATGAGACTGATGATGTAGATTTCAATACCTTGCGATCTTCTGCTCGATGACCCTCTCTTAGAACTCATcatatgaaaatgatgaaattcTCTCTATAGGGATGGAAGCTAtgactttctctctctctctctctccctggaagacaaaataattaaagtgCTTTACCTTAAACCCTTAGgaggtttatatatataatctttcatgtgagtttaagtgacttgaatcCATCTTGAGTTTGAATTACTTAATCTAACTTATAgagttccaattaattaattacccaATTCATAAAAAGCATTCATAAGTTTTGGTGGAATCTTATATATttaccaaaatgctcttatgTACATATGAATAAAGAACCCAAATATCCTTCAAACAATATGCCATTAAGGAATATGAGATCAAGTGGATACCATTGGGGCCCATAGGAAAATACTGGCTCtcttaaaatctaattttaaagttgactTAACATCCCATTATAAAGAGTTAATTGTACTTCAAGATCCTATTATATTAAATTGAGATATAAAGCTTAGGTTTGTGACCTACAAACAACTGTATTATGAATGGGTGGCCATATTCTAACAAGTTGAATGCTATCaacctcctattatgtgatcaagtGACATTCTCTAGCTTCACATGAGTAAATGCCAAATTCTacttaagaaattaatataacCATAGTTTGCATGATCAGTTGTTCTTAAGACCATTCAAGGGACACCCTGTCTCAAACCTATTAGATATAATGATGCATTtcttgagaatacctgttgccacTTGCCTTAATCAACAATAACATAATTTGTAGGGattatatgaccactttagacTTTTACTTTTTGGTCAAAGCCGTTGAAGACCTCAATGCTAACTTAATATTCTCTTAACATCAAGAGCTTATGCAATATAACAACTTTGTGATGTCATAACTCCCTAATAGCCAATGGCATGACTCACTATAgtttttgtttaatatataatcatacacactagtgcatgGTGGGATAGAGCCCTATAAAGCATGACATTATATAgtagttttagatttattaataaatttatttatttatgtttcttgtttACTTTACTATCCCATATGTATTAATTGGTTATGTGAGTATACATGTctatatcacttgcattgtatatgacctAGATGCATTAGGAGTTGGATAGAGAATAcaaatcatgggttccttacaagatgataagttgtttatagttggCTCATAGATTTGGATAATTTAGTAGAAACAATAATGCACTTCTTTTTAATTAGAGAAATGGTTTATCTCAATCGtagggatgagtttcccattaTGAGTGTACTAGTATATAATTACACATTGGAAAAAACTTAGGATGAATTGTGATGTAAGACTATTGATTGTCATGATTTACCAAACTACTATAATGCATAGACttttaaccttgagaggatattgactctgtgccaaaatcaataagagatTTTAATTTATGGGTGAAACTCTAATGTGGTCATATAttcttatggattgggtcactattgatagagGTTGGTGACAAATTCTTAATAGAGACATTATGATATCTTATGAGAGTGAGATAATATGCCCTCTTGCGTGATCCAAAGAACATATAATTTAGAAGATTATGGTCATAATGTTTCCttagtgaaaatttgacatatgctcataAAAGTTAGAG
It contains:
- the LOC100258305 gene encoding uncharacterized protein LOC100258305 — encoded protein: MENQGKKVLVTSNGDEISANIAFHLAKRGCRLVLMGNESALRKIAEEIMGSIKGAAPVEVVGMDMEEEKESVFDEAVGRATMWLGKLDALVHCYSYEGKMQEPLNLPEDEFKKIVKINFMSSWYLLKAVGKRLKEQKSGGSIVFLSSIIGSERGLYQGAAAYGSCLAGVQQLVRHAALEIGKYQIRVNAIARGLHLDDEFPLSVGKERAEKLVKDAAPLHRWLDVKNDLASTVIYLVSDGSRYMTGTTIFVDGAQSLVRPRMRSYM